AACATCAAAGCGAAAACATGGCGtggcaaatatttttactggTCGATGGGTGGTAAACGTTGCCTCCGTTGGCGTTCCAGTAATCGCTCGAAATAGATCTAATTGCTCCAGATTCTCGCTGACACGTGTGCTGGTCTGAGTTATACAATAAACCGCGTGCGGAATCCACGTAACGAATCGTTCGGTCAAATTATTAGCCCAGGTATCGGAAAAATCCACAGTTTCGATACAAAAGTATTCTCGCAGGAAGAGAGAACCTTGCTAAATCTGTTCGAGGAATTTATTGAGATTTAATAAACACGTCGGCGACCGTTTATAaagatctcgttggttgtgtGGTCTGTTTGAACCTCGTGTCTCTTACGCGCGAAGATTGCGCGACAATATAGGTAAACGAAGTAAACGATTTCCACGACGCTGAGGAAGCTGCATCCAAGGAACAAGCTAAAGATTCCACCGACTGATGCTGAAACGTAAAATAGCTTTTAAAGAaacttattttaataacaaaatgaCAAGAATGTTTAAGCTCGGTACCTAAGAGATAAGTTTTGTCGGCGGCTGATAGAGTTAGCAGCATCTGGAAAGTTTGCGAATACATGTAAACTTTAATCACAGCACCTTTGTCCGCCGTATTCCTGAAAGTGAATGCGCTCGAAATGGAAAGAAACgtctaaattaaaatttagagaataaatcaataaatgcGAATTTAACTCACGGGAAGCTGGCTTTCGTTAGCGATACCAAATTAGGGGAATTATCGTAGATTATGTTCTCGCACGGAGTCCTGCAAGAGCAGGTGAAATTCTCGTTCTGTATGTCTTTCACGATACTTATCAATTTCGCATTTCTCTGGATGCATGGCAAATATTCTATCTCGCAACGctaaaaatcgatcgaatcgtaATTTTGAAGTTCGCGTTAAATATCTGTTTACGATAACAGAATGTATTTACTGAGATGTTGTAAGATTCAGCTATGTTGTCGTAGATGAATGGTAAGCATCCGCATAATTGTATCATGGCCTTGACTCTACAATTTGCGTAACAATTCGAGTAGCGATAAAccgaaaaatattccaaagtgTTCTGGTCCTCCGCTATGCATACGGGGACTAATTGTTTCTCCTTATTACGATGTTGAAGTCCTGCTGGCTTTTGAATGAGTTCCGGTTTTATGGCAATCTGCAATACAACGATAATGCATTCTAGTAATCTCTATCTgttttatatcgaataaattacCTCCAACTCATGGTTCATTTGCAAGGTGTACATATTAGTATTAAGACCAGGATAATCCATTCTGTGATGTACCAATACCTGgtaaggaaaaaaaaaaaaaaaagggagcatgaataaattaatattttttaaaattcgacTTAATCGATCGTTCCGCGAAGTTGTTTTTCCATACCACCATGCCATTACTATCCACGACTCTCGAGGAATTACGCATGTCGTCTTGGGTGATCATGAACATTTCTTTATTGAACACGAGCTTTAAGCCGCTCCACAGTCCAAAATCAGCGGAACTCAAAGGC
Above is a genomic segment from Bombus fervidus isolate BK054 chromosome 4, iyBomFerv1, whole genome shotgun sequence containing:
- the LOC139986549 gene encoding sodium channel protein Nach isoform X4: MGLYHINLFRLSLMLMQFLRRYNENPTNTYIQTFDAPIFRAPFPAVTICPSIPIPLKKRLAILENSILPKNVSRELALEMLNYGHLITHPYVNKEFKQMDKLKEFLDANKWSVARFVKTLINCEDMFESCWWSTERIDCTKSIKHSYSSYGLCCSFNYLLENYVGSQKGQPKPKPLSSADFGLWSGLKLVFNKEMFMITQDDMRNSSRVVDSNGMVVLVHHRMDYPGLNTNMYTLQMNHELEIAIKPELIQKPAGLQHRNKEKQLVPVCIAEDQNTLEYFSVYRYSNCYANCRVKAMIQLCGCLPFIYDNIAESYNISRCEIEYLPCIQRNAKLISIVKDIQNENFTCSCRTPCENIIYDNSPNLVSLTKASFPNTADKGAVIKVYMYSQTFQMLLTLSAADKTYLLGTELKHSCHFVIKISFFKSYFTFQHQSVESLACSLDAASSASWKSFTSFTYIVAQSSRVRDTRFKQTTQPTRSL
- the LOC139986549 gene encoding sodium channel protein Nach isoform X3: MSKILNNQNRNFLYLDTRHNDTILRQSIAKINMNVKSDLTKDVTESTKKEEKNPTPREVLTDYLESTSVHGLQYFGKTNIEVGVLGKILWAFTILTCFVCLSLMLMQFLRRYNENPTNTYIQTFDAPIFRAPFPAVTICPSIPIPLKKRLAILENSILPKNVSRELALEMLNYGHLITHPYVNKEFKQMDKLKEFLDANKWSVARFVKTLINCEDMFESCWWSTERIDCTKSIKHSYSSYGLCCSFNYLLENYVGSQKGQPKPKPLSSADFGLWSGLKLVFNKEMFMITQDDMRNSSRVVDSNGMVVLVHHRMDYPGLNTNMYTLQMNHELEIAIKPELIQKPAGLQHRNKEKQLVPVCIAEDQNTLEYFSVYRYSNCYANCRVKAMIQLCGCLPFIYDNIAESYNISRCEIEYLPCIQRNAKLISIVKDIQNENFTCSCRTPCENIIYDNSPNLVSLTKASFPNTADKGAVIKVYMYSQTFQMLLTLSAADKTYLLGTELKHSCHFVIKISFFKSYFTFQHQSVESLACSLDAASSASWKSFTSFTYIVAQSSRVRDTRFKQTTQPTRSL
- the LOC139986549 gene encoding sodium channel protein Nach isoform X2, with protein sequence MSKILNNQNRNFLYLDTRHNDTILRQSIAKINMNVKSDLTKDVTESTKKEEKNPTPREVLTDYLESTSVHGLQYFGKTNIEVGVLGKILWAFTILTCFVCTCQSFEVYHLKRYTRLNARLVSGLSLMLMQFLRRYNENPTNTYIQTFDAPIFRAPFPAVTICPSIPIPLKKRLAILENSILPKNVSRELALEMLNYGHLITHPYVNKEFKQMDKLKEFLDANKWSVARFVKTLINCEDMFESCWWSTERIDCTKSIKHSYSSYGLCCSFNYLLENYVGSQKGQPKPKPLSSADFGLWSGLKLVFNKEMFMITQDDMRNSSRVVDSNGMVVLVHHRMDYPGLNTNMYTLQMNHELEIAIKPELIQKPAGLQHRNKEKQLVPVCIAEDQNTLEYFSVYRYSNCYANCRVKAMIQLCGCLPFIYDNIAESYNISRCEIEYLPCIQRNAKLISIVKDIQNENFTCSCRTPCENIIYDNSPNLVSLTKASFPNTADKGAVIKVYMYSQTFQMLLTLSAADKTYLLASVGGIFSLFLGCSFLSVVEIVYFVYLYCRAIFARKRHEVQTDHTTNEIFINGRRRVY
- the LOC139986549 gene encoding sodium channel protein Nach isoform X1 → MSKILNNQNRNFLYLDTRHNDTILRQSIAKINMNVKSDLTKDVTESTKKEEKNPTPREVLTDYLESTSVHGLQYFGKTNIEVGVLGKILWAFTILTCFVCTCQSFEVYHLKRYTRLNARLVSGLSLMLMQFLRRYNENPTNTYIQTFDAPIFRAPFPAVTICPSIPIPLKKRLAILENSILPKNVSRELALEMLNYGHLITHPYVNKEFKQMDKLKEFLDANKWSVARFVKTLINCEDMFESCWWSTERIDCTKSIKHSYSSYGLCCSFNYLLENYVGSQKGQPKPKPLSSADFGLWSGLKLVFNKEMFMITQDDMRNSSRVVDSNGMVVLVHHRMDYPGLNTNMYTLQMNHELEIAIKPELIQKPAGLQHRNKEKQLVPVCIAEDQNTLEYFSVYRYSNCYANCRVKAMIQLCGCLPFIYDNIAESYNISRCEIEYLPCIQRNAKLISIVKDIQNENFTCSCRTPCENIIYDNSPNLVSLTKASFPNTADKGAVIKVYMYSQTFQMLLTLSAADKTYLLGTELKHSCHFVIKISFFKSYFTFQHQSVESLACSLDAASSASWKSFTSFTYIVAQSSRVRDTRFKQTTQPTRSL